The DNA segment CAGTGCCCCGGGATTTGCTCTGAGTCGAATCattcttcaaaatctgaaaagGAGAAACTCGTGACGGCTTGACTTGCTCCATAGATTGATTGTCGATTTTAAAGATATTGGCTGATGCATGAAGTGCCCGGAACTCTTTCGTTCCAAGAAAGCTCAAATTAAAACTTTATTTTGCATCAGAGACTTGAACAAGGTAAAAACCCTTTACGTCAGCCCGCTTGTGGAATTGCAGAATCTCTTCTGGAAGTGAGATAACATtttgacccaaaaaaaaaaattctcatttAGCAACCTCCACTATCACAGAGTGAGAACGCATGCAAATCTGCATAAAAAACACGGGATCAATACATTTGAAAGGCATAAATTTTAGAGTTAAGCAGAGGAACGTTTTTCAGAGCTTGTGCATCACACTTTAAGATTTGCTTACAAAACAAGCTTAACAGAAACCAATAAACAAAATCCCCTAAAAGAATCTAACAGGgagaacaaaacaaaacaaaaaaagttGCAAACAGCTTCTTGACATTCAGAAGGTCAAAAGGTTGAAGTGGTAATAATATCTGTAAATGTGGAACTTTGGCAAACAACAGAGTAATTCCCTTACATTCATATAAAACTATTATCACTCACTAAACCGAAATCAATTACACCCATATAAAAGACAAACAACAGAGTAATTCACTTTACATTCGACACTAAAAATCACAAGCATCCTTCCCAACCTCAGCACAATCATAAGATTAAAAGAAACAATAATCATACCCAGAGATCATCACTTACAGTGAACAAGAATAAGCTTGAATTCTCCAAAATCCCACAGATTCTGACTATGCGAACGCGCGCGCGAAAGAGAGAGATTCTTACGCAGAAAATGGAGAGATTATGGAGCTTAAAGTTGTTGGGTTTGAAAACTCGCGTTTGGAATTAACCGGGGAGTGGCGTAAAGTCGTGTTTACATGGCGCCCGGTATGATTCCTGGAAGCGACACAATTGTGCGCACGTTATTTATGCTACGCGTTTGAAAGTTTTTACAGCTAGTGGTATAAAAATAAAAGTcgatgctataaaaataaaagtCTATGTAACGTGTACATGAAGTCTTATTTGTTGCGCTATATATTGTACTTAAAATTATATaactatttttaatatattttgaaaagaGTTTTTCAAGTAAAATAGaaggataattttataatttcatgtGTAGGTTATAATCCAACGTGAACTCAATGTGTACATGTaacattttcaaaaaataaataaataaagtaaatttatcaaaaaactTTAgggtgaaaaaaaaaacaaaaaaatgatgaatTATTTGGCatgttttttttagaaaaaacttCAAAACAAATTATAATTTCACACTGTCAACGTACCATTATTCAAAGTAAcgagtgttttttaaaaaattctcagtcaaattaataataattttgtcaAAGACAATGACAAGAGGATAGTCATCAAACTCCAGCAAAGTAGCAAGTGGGGAAAAGCCATTAGAACGAGGATGCGTGTTGTTAATGACCAGAAACCAgatccatatttttttttaccgaTATTTGATTTAACACAAATTTATATGACATTGCTAACTTAATTTTATGTGATAGATTTTCGAACTGATTCGACTCATTATAAAGCATTACTCTTTAGGTTAAAATTGTTAATTTTATTATAGATATTGATGTGATAATCTTATACTTATTTTGAAGTTTATCGAGCGACACTAAAGATTCTTACTTTAATATCAACAATGTTAAAGGTCAACCTTTACTTTCGGGGGAACAACTTCAAGTTGCATGCTTTTTGTCATAAAATCAAGTGAGATCTGTACATACtacataataatttttatatttgattattACTAAATCAAACTCAGATAGATAAGCATATGTTCCGTTGTCAAATGCATTTgctaatatatatattccaTGATAGTCAACCGTTGCCATAATCAAAGTTCTAAAAGCGTAAAAATTATATCATGTCAATCAATGGAttaaaaaaacatacaaaagttagtgataaaaatataaatttaagtaCAAGTTTTTCTTGTACACTCCGCACTTAAAACgcgtatttatttatttttactttttaaaataCTCCTCATTGCGGGATAACTATAAAATTTTCTATAACAATAATATTGTCATGAATTTGTATTATTTATGATAAAGTTGGGTTAATATAATACGACTAGGTCATTTGTGAGACGGTCTTACATATCTTTATTCGTGAGACGGGTAAACCTATCCAtaattacaataaaaaataatatttttgacataaaaaataatattttttcataaataactcaaataagatattcgtctcacaaaattaGCCCGTGAAACTGTTCACAAAATTTTTTGCATGGAACGCAAATTACTATGGCTGTTTTCTAAACAATCATCACACTGTATGaatgttaaataaataaataaatatactaGCTGCAACATGATTGAGGCCAAGTACACTGTACATATcctaattatttataaaatattcacAACTcgacatgcattttattatttGCTAATTTTATGACCCCATTGAGAATCAtcaaattatgaataaaacCATTCAATGAGAGATTATTCATTGCTGCAGCCTATTTAGTATAGCTTGCACCATGTTTAGCAAACTTTTGGAACCATGAAAAAAACTAGTCGATTCCACCAACTACGAGTCGGGGGCAATCCTGGTTAGACCAACATACCTGCTACAAGCTCAACAAAAACACGATTGAAGGATGAAAGTATAAACCAAGTGGAAACAAGCCTTTTATCTATCTGTTTATGTTAAATGGCAGTCAAGTCAAGAGAGTGTCATCGGCCACACCGCCTTTGCCTTCGGTAGTTTTGTAGTCTGTCAAAGGTGAGCCAAGATGGGCGAGGCAATCAAAAGTTAACGAAAATTTAAAAACCCCTAAATATTAATAAGTTATACGGCTttatattcaaaacatgatagTCAATCCAACCACTCCATTTATTTTATACAtgtattgcatatatatatatatatatacatataaatattcaaCCGTCTAAGCGACCAAGACATAAGGCAGTCAATCACCGCCTCGCCACCAGTTACAACACTGAAAGCGTCAAAGTTTGGAGAAAGTATGAAGGGCACACCATGACAAGTATTAAAATTCATTATACATATGAAGAGTCTTGTACACGCAAAAATGACATTCAACAGAATCATATTCTTCTGTATGATTGCCGGTATATCTCATCACACACAAATGGTTTTTATGTTCTGCGGATGTAAAAAAAGGTCCAGGAATTCGAAACATGACACAATACTGGGAGCTTATTTAATTGCACcaccaaaattattttgaatttgatCAGAAAAGTTTTTGGTGCATTTGCTTTCcataaatgattttatttacaTCAGACCTCCGAGCTGTGCGGATTAAACCATTTCCAGCCTTGGATGATTGGCAACATTCAGAACTTTTCGAAAGCTTCGTTGCACAAGAAACAAAACCGATTTGATGAGACGTTTGGACCTTTTGTTTAGATAAGCTACGCTCAGGAGAATCAGTAATACCGAATTCCTACAAGAAATTTAATCATTTTCTAGTTTatacatacaaaaaaaaaaaaagaagaagaagccaTAATAAAATAGTGAAGTCAAGCTTTTGTAGTAAAGTAGGTTGGATACCTTTGACTTTGTCTTGGAATAACAAGGGGTCAAGCAGGGATTTATATCCTTCAAAAACATGTCATCTAGACTCTGTGGGGTTGTATAATCCCCAGAACTGAATTCTTGATCGAACTGTTCAATGAGGATAGTTTgtcaaaatatttattaaaaaaactatGGACTGCTGTATTCTCTATGCCAGCCAGCATGCCTTAGGTTAACATATTCAAGAATTAATAGGAAAACGTCACCTTGCTGTATCGATCCAATAATCAAGAAAACAATGCTAAGATTCATATTTTCTATCATTTAGGGTGTTTTTTATGTAGTAATCATTTCTTTCTAATTAGGATTCAATTGTTAAATAATGGTTATACCAGATAATTAGCTGTCTCTTCTTGATCATATGACGGAGTCCTGGGAGAACTGAAATGATCATCACTTAATCCTTGTAAAGAATATTTGTTCGCCTTCACCTGCATTccagaagaaaataaaaagtgaAGCATTATCCAAAAATTAGAAACAAAATTTATCTGTTCCTACAACAAAGGTACGTACACATCAAATGTGACAAAAGAATGAAGCTTAGGTAGCCAACTGTCTATGACATTTTAGCATTAATAGGTTACTCCAAgggaataaaattaatttagaagCCATAGATATAGATCAATCCTATGAAACTACAGAATTTTTCTCGAAAATCAAAGACAAAATTATGATCAATGGAGTTACATTTATGTCTTTGATATTTGTTAGAAAAAGAATACAAATGCTACCTCGGCAAGATCCTCAGCAAGATATTGCAGCTGTCCAGTTAGTGAAGTAATCTGCCTCTGAAGACTTGGAATGAGTTGTTTTGCCTGTTTAAGTTCAGTACCCTGTTTCTCCAAAAGGTCCTGAAGCTGAGAATTTGTGACATCGGGGAAAAGAATGGCATTCTTCAGTGACTTTATATCTTCCCTTTGCTTCAAGCATAAATCTTTCAGCTTTTCAACCTAGAAGTTGCACTTTTA comes from the Henckelia pumila isolate YLH828 chromosome 1, ASM3356847v2, whole genome shotgun sequence genome and includes:
- the LOC140876117 gene encoding uncharacterized protein — translated: MASIKPATRYSNSLNSFTKSDPSSSTEFPSTRETSRALTKKNIGAGAAQFNISSMVKKLVEGKKAKNFSRDTKFVVAADFLADDLKRNAKRDTGLSGLHKKLFKGSSCAGAKRRDESSRKALTEVKENTRTLAMVLRSERELLSLNKEQEQQIQELKLLLDEKNLEVEKLKDLCLKQREDIKSLKNAILFPDVTNSQLQDLLEKQGTELKQAKQLIPSLQRQITSLTGQLQYLAEDLAEVKANKYSLQGLSDDHFSSPRTPSYDQEETANYLFDQEFSSGDYTTPQSLDDMFLKDINPCLTPCYSKTKSKEFGITDSPERSLSKQKVQTSHQIGFVSCATKLSKSSECCQSSKAGNGLIRTARRSDVNKIIYGKQMHQKLF